In Alphaproteobacteria bacterium, the following proteins share a genomic window:
- a CDS encoding VOC family protein, translating to MIDHIGMAVTDLERAKGFYSAALQPLGISLIAEVTAEQTGAGAAAGFGAAGKPFFWIGGPAPQGLPVHVAFTAPNRAMVDAFYTAALAAGGTDNGKPGLRPHYHPNYYGAFVRDGDGHNIEAVCHAPE from the coding sequence ATGATCGATCACATAGGCATGGCCGTCACCGATCTGGAACGCGCCAAGGGATTCTACAGCGCGGCCCTGCAACCGCTGGGCATCAGTCTCATCGCCGAGGTCACGGCGGAGCAGACCGGCGCCGGTGCGGCGGCAGGCTTTGGCGCCGCCGGCAAGCCCTTCTTCTGGATCGGCGGGCCGGCGCCGCAAGGACTGCCGGTGCATGTGGCGTTCACCGCGCCGAACCGGGCGATGGTGGATGCCTTTTACACGGCGGCCCTGGCGGCCGGCGGCACGGACAATGGCAAGCCCGGCCTGCGACCGCACTATCATCCGAATTACTACGGTGCGTTCGTGCGCGACGGCGACGGCCACAACATCGAAGCGGTGTGCCACGCACCGGAATAG
- a CDS encoding trimethylamine methyltransferase family protein encodes MAPATDNPASGRRRREGARRTVAGSPPRDGRGGRGGAVRQAPWAQPELIYDPVRLLSDDQVEDIHQASLQVLARTGLEVQDSEAVGLLRAEGCTVDPANNRVRFDPAFIESKLALAPKSFTFRARDPAKSLHIGGRSIVFSPVGGPAFLSTLDKGRHPGSIAEVGDFVRLVQSLNAIHTAAYGFVPMDLPAESRHLDIMLALTTLSDKAIGCTALGRTRVMDEIAMMRILHGEDEAAFARSPSLSGIINTNSPLKLDGEMAQGLLTLARAGQVVIATPFTLAGAMSPVTLAGALVQQNAEALAMIALAQTARAGAPVIYGAFTSNVDMRSGAPAFGTPENVRAAFATGQVVRRYGLPYRSHVATVSCAVDAQAAYESQMSLWGSVMGGANVIMPTAGWLESGLTTSFEKLIVDAESAQLVAGLMQPIATDTDSLAVAAIDEVGPGGHFFGVGHTIERYETAFYSPMLSDWRNFESWQEAGSEDAAKRANAIWHSLLAAYEPPALDDGIRDGLSDYVARRKRDLANPI; translated from the coding sequence ATGGCGCCGGCCACCGACAACCCCGCGTCCGGCCGCCGTCGCCGCGAAGGCGCCCGCCGCACGGTCGCCGGATCGCCGCCCCGCGACGGGCGGGGCGGTCGCGGCGGTGCCGTCCGTCAGGCGCCGTGGGCCCAGCCGGAACTGATCTACGACCCGGTTCGCCTGTTGAGCGACGATCAGGTGGAGGACATCCACCAGGCGTCGCTGCAGGTGCTGGCCCGCACCGGGCTCGAGGTGCAGGACAGCGAGGCGGTTGGCCTGCTGCGCGCCGAAGGGTGCACCGTGGATCCGGCCAACAATCGTGTGCGCTTCGACCCGGCCTTCATCGAGTCGAAGCTGGCGCTGGCGCCGAAGAGTTTTACGTTTCGCGCCCGCGATCCGGCGAAATCGCTGCATATCGGCGGCCGGTCCATTGTCTTCTCGCCGGTTGGCGGTCCGGCCTTTCTGTCCACGCTGGACAAAGGGCGTCATCCCGGCAGCATTGCCGAGGTGGGCGACTTCGTTCGTCTGGTGCAATCCCTCAATGCCATTCACACGGCGGCTTACGGCTTTGTGCCCATGGACCTGCCGGCCGAGTCCCGCCACCTGGATATCATGCTGGCGCTGACCACCCTCAGCGACAAAGCCATCGGCTGCACCGCTCTGGGCCGCACCCGCGTCATGGACGAAATCGCCATGATGCGCATTCTCCATGGCGAGGACGAGGCGGCCTTTGCCCGCTCGCCCAGCCTCAGCGGCATCATCAACACCAATTCGCCGCTGAAGCTGGACGGTGAGATGGCCCAGGGCCTGCTGACTCTGGCCCGCGCCGGCCAGGTGGTGATCGCCACGCCCTTCACCCTGGCCGGCGCCATGAGTCCGGTGACGCTCGCCGGCGCACTGGTGCAACAGAATGCCGAGGCGCTGGCCATGATTGCTCTGGCCCAGACCGCCAGGGCCGGCGCACCGGTCATCTATGGCGCCTTTACCTCCAACGTGGATATGCGCTCGGGCGCGCCGGCCTTCGGCACGCCGGAGAACGTCCGCGCCGCCTTCGCTACCGGCCAGGTGGTGCGCCGCTATGGCCTGCCCTACCGCTCGCACGTGGCCACCGTCTCCTGCGCGGTGGATGCCCAGGCGGCGTATGAATCCCAGATGTCGCTGTGGGGCTCCGTCATGGGCGGCGCCAATGTCATCATGCCCACCGCCGGCTGGCTGGAAAGCGGCCTCACCACCTCGTTCGAGAAGCTCATTGTCGATGCGGAATCGGCCCAGCTCGTTGCCGGCCTCATGCAGCCCATCGCCACCGACACGGACTCCCTGGCCGTGGCGGCGATCGATGAAGTGGGGCCGGGCGGGCACTTCTTCGGCGTCGGCCATACTATCGAACGCTACGAGACCGCCTTCTACAGCCCCATGCTGTCGGACTGGCGCAACTTCGAGTCCTGGCAGGAAGCCGGCTCCGAAGATGCGGCCAAACGCGCCAACGCCATCTGGCATTCCCTGCTGGCCGCCTATGAGCCGCCGGCTCTGGATGACGGCATACGCGATGGTCTCAGTGACTATGTGGCGCGGCGCAAGCGGGACCTGGCCAACCCGATCTGA
- a CDS encoding Xaa-Pro peptidase family protein, with protein MTFSPPHHKPGVDMGTHDFEAEIDTRALRAWRLGRIQEQLRKRGLGGVLLYDPVNIRYATGGRNMMIWTMHNAARYVFVPAAGKSIMFEFPGCAHLAEGLDTLAEVRTSTGFLFAGGDRRNRRVRQWVGEILELVRTYCGADRRLAADHVDVEAGQVLVAEGVRLVEGQSLMEQARCIKSPEEISVMSLAIGVAETACARIREALEPGRTEAQMWSILQATNAEMGGEYIETKLLTSGARTNPWFQEAGEKRIRPGDLVSFDTDLVGPFGYDADMSRTYFCGPGRPSGKQRELYGLAFDEVHHNMSLLKAGLSFRDYAERAWEAPPNFHKNWYNGLIHGIGLCNEYPVLSKRFLEFDDASEAGFEENMLVCVESYIGEDDGVEGVKLEQMVRITATGVELMTTYPFDEQLLA; from the coding sequence ATGACCTTCTCACCGCCCCATCACAAGCCCGGCGTCGATATGGGCACCCACGACTTCGAGGCCGAGATCGATACCCGGGCGCTGCGCGCCTGGCGCCTTGGCCGTATTCAGGAGCAGTTGCGCAAGCGCGGGCTGGGCGGCGTGCTGCTCTATGATCCGGTCAATATCCGCTACGCCACCGGCGGCCGGAACATGATGATCTGGACCATGCACAACGCGGCGCGCTACGTCTTCGTGCCGGCGGCCGGCAAGTCCATCATGTTTGAGTTTCCTGGCTGCGCCCATCTGGCGGAGGGTCTCGATACCCTGGCCGAGGTGCGCACCTCCACCGGCTTTCTTTTTGCCGGTGGCGACCGCCGCAACAGGCGGGTGCGCCAGTGGGTTGGTGAGATTCTCGAGCTGGTAAGGACCTATTGCGGCGCCGACCGCCGGCTGGCCGCCGATCATGTGGATGTGGAGGCCGGTCAGGTGCTTGTCGCCGAAGGCGTCAGGCTGGTTGAGGGCCAGTCCCTCATGGAGCAGGCCCGCTGCATTAAGTCGCCGGAAGAGATCTCCGTCATGAGCCTGGCGATCGGCGTGGCGGAAACCGCCTGTGCCCGCATCCGCGAGGCGCTGGAGCCTGGCCGCACCGAGGCCCAGATGTGGTCCATCCTGCAGGCGACCAATGCCGAGATGGGCGGCGAGTATATTGAGACCAAGCTGCTGACGTCCGGCGCGCGGACCAATCCTTGGTTCCAGGAAGCCGGCGAAAAGCGCATCCGGCCCGGCGATCTGGTCAGCTTCGACACCGATCTTGTGGGCCCCTTCGGCTATGACGCCGATATGTCGCGCACCTATTTCTGTGGCCCCGGCCGGCCGTCGGGCAAACAGCGCGAGCTCTATGGTCTGGCCTTCGATGAAGTGCACCACAATATGAGCCTGCTGAAGGCCGGACTGTCGTTCCGCGACTATGCGGAGCGGGCCTGGGAGGCGCCGCCGAACTTCCACAAGAACTGGTACAACGGCCTGATCCACGGTATCGGGCTGTGCAACGAATATCCGGTCCTGTCAAAGCGCTTTCTGGAGTTCGACGACGCCAGTGAGGCCGGCTTTGAGGAGAATATGCTGGTCTGTGTGGAGAGCTATATTGGCGAGGATGACGGAGTCGAGGGCGTCAAGCTGGAGCAGATGGTGCGTATCACGGCGACCGGCGTGGAGCTGATGACCACCTATCCCTTCGACGAGCAGCTCCTCGCCTGA